A single genomic interval of Flavobacteriales bacterium harbors:
- a CDS encoding 3-deoxy-D-manno-octulosonic acid transferase, with product MASLAHLVPACYTALVHLAAPFHPKARAWVTGRRGLWDRLAAKAPQLQGCIWMHCASVGEFEQGRPVLEALHAAHPGRPILVTFFSPSGYEARKDLPLATHVEYLPVDSAANGARLVALVRPAAALWVKYEFWPGMLDALHAAHVPTFLVSAIFRPDQPFFRWYGAAWRSMLRGFTHLFVQDEASRALLNGIGIRNVTVSGDTRFDRVRAIVEANEELPTAIAFRGGGPVLVCGSTWPADESQLQRALADLPRPLKCLVVPHELSVPGLQATEARFPKPLVRWSELERTPTGNVAAMLGRAEAGTLLVDRMGLLARLYRHGDVAYVGGGFGEGIHSLLEPAAWGLPVIFGPHHGKFAEAHGLIAAGGGFAVRNSAELRAVLHRLLTDPEARRTAGEAAARLVRDQAGATARVVEPISTALTSTP from the coding sequence ATGGCGTCGCTGGCGCATCTGGTACCGGCGTGCTACACGGCCCTGGTGCACCTGGCCGCGCCCTTCCATCCCAAGGCCCGCGCCTGGGTGACCGGCCGGCGCGGCCTGTGGGACCGCCTCGCCGCGAAGGCGCCGCAGCTGCAGGGCTGCATCTGGATGCACTGCGCCAGCGTGGGCGAGTTCGAGCAGGGCCGACCCGTGCTGGAAGCCCTGCACGCCGCACACCCCGGACGGCCCATCCTCGTCACCTTCTTCAGCCCCAGCGGCTACGAGGCCCGCAAGGACCTGCCCCTGGCCACCCACGTGGAGTACCTGCCGGTGGACAGCGCCGCCAACGGCGCAAGGCTGGTGGCGCTCGTGCGGCCCGCCGCCGCGCTGTGGGTGAAGTACGAGTTCTGGCCGGGCATGCTTGACGCACTGCACGCGGCGCACGTGCCCACCTTCCTAGTGAGCGCCATCTTCCGCCCGGACCAACCCTTCTTCCGCTGGTACGGCGCGGCGTGGAGAAGCATGCTGCGCGGCTTCACCCACCTCTTCGTGCAGGATGAGGCCTCGCGTGCGCTCCTGAACGGCATCGGCATCCGGAACGTGACGGTGAGCGGCGACACACGCTTCGACCGGGTGCGCGCCATCGTGGAGGCGAACGAGGAGCTGCCCACGGCGATCGCCTTCCGCGGCGGAGGTCCGGTGCTGGTGTGCGGCAGCACCTGGCCCGCGGATGAGTCGCAGCTGCAGCGGGCGTTGGCTGACCTGCCGCGACCCCTGAAGTGCCTGGTCGTTCCGCACGAGCTCTCCGTGCCTGGACTGCAAGCCACTGAAGCGCGGTTCCCCAAGCCCCTGGTGCGCTGGAGCGAGCTGGAGCGCACGCCGACGGGCAACGTGGCCGCGATGCTGGGCCGCGCAGAGGCCGGCACCCTGCTGGTGGACCGCATGGGCCTGCTGGCGCGCCTCTACCGGCACGGCGATGTGGCCTACGTGGGCGGCGGGTTCGGGGAGGGCATCCACAGCCTGCTGGAGCCCGCCGCCTGGGGCCTGCCGGTGATCTTCGGTCCGCACCACGGCAAGTTCGCCGAGGCCCATGGCCTGATCGCGGCCGGTGGCGGCTTCGCCGTGCGCAATAGCGCTGAACTGCGCGCCGTTCTCCACCGCCTGCTGACGGATCCCGAAGCCCGCCGCACCGCCGGGGAGGCCGCCGCACGCCTTGTGCGCGACCAGGCCGGTGCCACGGCGCGTGTGGTGGAGCCCATCAGCACTGCGCTCACCTCTACCCCCTGA
- the rplU gene encoding 50S ribosomal protein L21, with the protein MYAIVNILGQQYKVQGGQKLKVHRLEAEAGKHVELDQVLLVSNGSTVSVGTPTVDGARVAAKVLAHSKGDTVLVFKKKRRKGYQKMNGHRQAITELWIEAILGKGEKFDASKSTAPAPKAVKAAEPKAKKEAAPKAAKAPAKKAAPAKKAAPAKKAAPAKKAAAKKATPKKDSKN; encoded by the coding sequence ATGTACGCCATCGTCAACATCCTCGGCCAGCAATACAAGGTGCAGGGCGGCCAGAAGCTGAAGGTGCACCGCCTCGAGGCCGAGGCCGGCAAGCACGTGGAACTGGACCAGGTGCTGCTGGTGAGCAACGGCTCCACCGTGAGCGTGGGCACCCCCACCGTGGACGGCGCCCGCGTGGCCGCCAAGGTGCTGGCGCACAGCAAGGGCGACACCGTGCTGGTGTTCAAGAAGAAGCGCCGCAAGGGCTACCAGAAGATGAACGGCCACCGCCAGGCCATCACCGAGCTGTGGATCGAGGCCATCCTCGGCAAGGGCGAGAAGTTCGACGCCAGCAAGAGCACGGCACCCGCCCCGAAGGCCGTGAAGGCCGCCGAGCCCAAGGCGAAGAAGGAGGCCGCCCCCAAGGCCGCCAAGGCGCCCGCCAAGAAGGCCGCCCCGGCCAAGAAGGCCGCGCCCGCCAAGAAGGCCGCCCCGGCCAAGAAGGCGGCGGCCAAGAAAGCCACCCCCAAGAAGGACAGCAAGAACTAA
- a CDS encoding nucleotide pyrophosphohydrolase codes for MTIRSLQAEVDRWIGAVGVRYFDPLTNMAMLAEEVGEVARIMARRYGEQSEKESDRAKDLGTELADVLFVVLCLANQTGTDLDAAWERRMAEKTARDADRHRTNPKLKG; via the coding sequence ATGACGATCCGCAGCCTCCAGGCCGAGGTGGACCGATGGATCGGGGCGGTGGGGGTGCGTTACTTCGATCCGCTCACCAACATGGCCATGCTGGCCGAGGAGGTGGGCGAGGTGGCGCGGATCATGGCCCGCCGCTATGGCGAACAGAGCGAGAAGGAGAGCGATCGGGCGAAGGACCTCGGAACGGAGCTGGCCGACGTCCTTTTCGTGGTGCTGTGCCTGGCCAACCAGACCGGCACGGACCTGGACGCGGCGTGGGAACGCCGCATGGCGGAGAAGACCGCGCGCGATGCCGACCGGCACCGGACCAACCCCAAGCTGAAGGGCTGA
- the rsgA gene encoding ribosome small subunit-dependent GTPase A has product MPTGLVMRSTGSRYLVRGDDGSKHECVAKGNLRIKGWKSTNPVAVGDRVEYSPQEDADHPGAITDLHDRRNYLVRRSVNLSHHKHVIAANLDQALLMVTVARPRTSFGFIDRFLVTAEAYEVPVVLVVNKVDDLADAEMEDLAELVDIYQQVGYTVLMTSARTGGGVDAVRELLAGKVTLVAGHSGVGKSTLINAIDPALDLHTAVISEASEKGQHTTTYAEMFELGVASDEFRVASAAGPEALATRHSPLTSSIPPTFIIDTPGIKGFGLVDLEAEDIGDQFPEIFRLKSGCRFNNCMHKDEPGCAVRAAVEAGEVAESRYRSYRDMLEGIDEESPYRLD; this is encoded by the coding sequence ATGCCCACCGGCCTTGTGATGCGCTCCACCGGCAGCCGCTACCTGGTGCGTGGCGACGACGGCTCGAAGCACGAGTGCGTGGCCAAGGGCAACCTGCGGATCAAGGGGTGGAAGAGCACCAACCCGGTGGCCGTGGGCGATCGGGTGGAGTACAGCCCCCAGGAGGACGCCGATCATCCCGGCGCCATCACCGACCTGCACGACCGACGGAACTACCTGGTGCGCCGCAGTGTGAACCTGAGCCACCACAAGCATGTGATCGCCGCCAACCTGGACCAGGCGCTGCTGATGGTGACCGTGGCGCGACCGCGCACCTCCTTCGGCTTCATCGATCGCTTCCTGGTGACCGCCGAGGCCTATGAAGTGCCGGTGGTGCTGGTGGTGAACAAGGTGGACGACCTGGCCGACGCGGAAATGGAGGACCTGGCCGAACTGGTGGACATCTATCAGCAGGTGGGGTACACGGTGTTGATGACCTCGGCCCGCACGGGGGGCGGTGTGGATGCCGTGCGCGAGCTCCTCGCCGGCAAGGTGACGCTGGTGGCCGGCCACAGCGGGGTGGGGAAGAGCACCCTCATCAACGCCATCGACCCTGCGCTCGACCTCCACACTGCCGTCATCAGTGAGGCCAGCGAGAAGGGCCAGCACACCACCACCTACGCCGAGATGTTCGAATTGGGAGTGGCGAGTGATGAGTTTCGAGTGGCGAGTGCTGCCGGTCCGGAAGCACTCGCCACTCGCCACTCGCCACTCACCTCCTCGATCCCTCCCACGTTCATCATCGACACGCCCGGCATCAAGGGCTTCGGGCTGGTGGACCTGGAGGCCGAGGACATCGGGGACCAGTTCCCCGAGATCTTCCGGCTGAAGAGCGGATGCCGCTTCAACAACTGCATGCACAAGGACGAACCGGGCTGTGCCGTGCGCGCCGCGGTGGAGGCCGGCGAGGTGGCCGAAAGCCGCTACCGCAGCTACCGCGACATGTTGGAGGGCATCGACGAGGAGAGCCCCTACCGACTGGATTGA
- a CDS encoding methionine adenosyltransferase, which translates to MPYLFTSESVSEGHPDKVADQISDALIDHFLAFDPNSKVACETLVTTGQVVLAGEVKSNAYLDVQQIAREVIDRIGYTKSEYMFEAHSCGVLSAIHEQSPDINQGVERRKPEEQGAGDQGMMFGYACRDTDTYMPLPLELSHLLLRELAAIRREKNSKMPYLRPDAKSQVTIEYNDDHTPKRIDAIVVSTQHDDFDKEAKMLARIKKDVIEILIPRVMKKLPKRVQALFGKDIAYHINPTGKFVIGGPHGDTGLTGRKIIVDTYGGKGAHGGGAFSGKDPSKVDRSAAYAARHVAKHLVAAGVCDECLVQVAYAIGVAKPVGFYVNTYGTGKVKMSDGQIARVIGGMKEFDMRPYFIEQRFKLRTPIYSETAAYGHMGRECREVTKSFNNAGQKATIKVKLFPWEELNAVEAVRKAFKL; encoded by the coding sequence ATGCCCTACCTCTTCACCTCCGAGTCCGTCAGCGAAGGCCACCCCGACAAGGTCGCCGACCAGATCAGCGATGCCCTCATCGACCACTTCCTCGCCTTCGACCCCAACAGCAAGGTGGCCTGCGAAACGCTGGTGACCACCGGCCAGGTGGTGCTGGCCGGCGAGGTGAAAAGCAACGCCTACCTCGACGTGCAGCAGATCGCCCGCGAAGTGATCGACCGCATCGGCTATACGAAGAGCGAGTACATGTTCGAGGCGCACAGCTGCGGCGTGCTCAGCGCCATCCACGAGCAGAGCCCGGACATCAACCAGGGCGTGGAACGCAGGAAGCCCGAGGAGCAGGGAGCCGGCGACCAGGGCATGATGTTCGGCTACGCCTGCCGCGACACCGACACCTACATGCCGCTGCCGCTGGAGCTGAGCCACCTGCTGCTGCGCGAGCTCGCCGCCATCCGCCGCGAGAAGAACTCGAAGATGCCCTACCTGCGCCCCGATGCCAAGAGCCAGGTGACCATCGAGTACAACGACGACCACACCCCCAAGCGCATCGACGCCATCGTGGTGAGCACCCAGCACGACGACTTCGACAAGGAGGCGAAGATGCTGGCCCGCATCAAGAAGGACGTGATCGAGATCCTCATCCCGCGCGTGATGAAGAAGCTGCCCAAGCGGGTGCAGGCCCTCTTCGGCAAGGACATCGCCTACCACATCAACCCCACCGGCAAGTTCGTGATTGGCGGTCCGCATGGCGACACCGGCCTCACGGGCCGCAAGATCATCGTGGACACCTACGGCGGCAAGGGCGCCCACGGTGGCGGCGCCTTCAGCGGCAAGGACCCCAGCAAGGTGGACCGCAGCGCGGCCTATGCCGCGCGCCACGTGGCCAAGCACCTGGTGGCGGCCGGCGTGTGCGACGAGTGCCTGGTGCAGGTGGCCTACGCCATCGGCGTGGCGAAGCCCGTGGGCTTCTACGTGAACACCTATGGCACCGGCAAGGTGAAGATGAGCGACGGGCAGATCGCCAGGGTGATCGGCGGGATGAAGGAGTTCGACATGCGCCCCTACTTCATCGAGCAGCGCTTCAAGCTGCGCACCCCCATCTACAGCGAGACCGCCGCCTACGGGCACATGGGCCGCGAGTGCCGGGAGGTGACCAAGAGCTTCAACAACGCCGGGCAGAAGGCCACGATCAAGGTGAAGCTCTTCCCCTGGGAGGAGCTCAACGCCGTCGAGGCGGTGCGCAAGGCGTTCAAGCTGTAA
- a CDS encoding SGNH/GDSL hydrolase family protein, producing MARRIGLALLLLVFTVGAAEVLLRLWPPLGIRVQGERIVLPTDVDDVIRGSTLPGTDPVIHLHRNHLGLRGPDLPHDTTGLLRIVAVGGSTTECMYLSDGQDWPALLGAHLSPEVQDVWVNNAGLDGHSTFGHAILLKDLVLPLRPHVVLLLVGANELGRSDLGRHDRAQWRRTTVPWSERSAIVRTWRAWRQARSVREAGIGHQALELSADPAPTAPDSARLQVSRERALLPNYSSRLEELIALCRTQGALPVLLTQPCIAANVMDTALARRLQDLPLLTGTDGRTLLERLDLINSVTRTVATEQDLLLIDLARELPGGPAHFYDAFHFTQAGSAAVAALCADRLTGYLSARFPQHLTH from the coding sequence ATGGCGCGGCGCATCGGGCTCGCCCTGCTGCTGCTGGTGTTCACCGTGGGCGCCGCCGAGGTGTTGCTCCGGCTGTGGCCCCCGCTGGGCATCCGCGTGCAGGGCGAGCGCATCGTGCTGCCCACCGATGTGGACGATGTGATCCGCGGCTCCACGCTACCCGGTACGGATCCCGTGATCCACCTGCACCGCAACCACCTTGGGCTTCGCGGTCCCGACCTGCCGCACGACACCACCGGGCTGCTGCGCATCGTGGCCGTGGGCGGAAGCACCACCGAGTGCATGTACCTGAGCGACGGCCAGGACTGGCCCGCGCTGCTCGGTGCGCACCTTTCCCCGGAAGTGCAGGACGTCTGGGTGAACAACGCCGGGCTGGACGGCCACAGCACCTTCGGCCACGCCATCCTGTTGAAGGACCTGGTGCTTCCGCTGCGCCCGCACGTGGTGCTGCTGCTGGTGGGCGCCAACGAACTGGGACGAAGCGACCTGGGCCGGCACGACCGCGCACAATGGCGCCGGACGACCGTGCCCTGGTCCGAACGCAGCGCCATCGTGCGCACCTGGCGCGCCTGGCGGCAGGCACGCAGTGTGCGTGAGGCCGGTATCGGACACCAGGCGCTGGAGCTCTCCGCCGACCCCGCACCCACCGCACCGGACAGTGCTCGCCTGCAGGTATCCCGGGAAAGGGCCCTGCTCCCGAACTACAGTTCCCGGCTGGAGGAGCTGATCGCGCTGTGCCGCACGCAGGGCGCCCTGCCCGTGCTGCTCACGCAACCCTGCATCGCCGCCAACGTCATGGACACGGCGCTCGCGCGGAGGCTGCAGGACCTGCCCCTGCTCACCGGGACCGATGGCCGCACCCTGCTCGAACGCCTCGACCTCATCAACAGCGTGACGCGCACCGTGGCCACCGAACAGGACCTGCTGCTGATCGACCTGGCCCGGGAGCTGCCCGGCGGACCGGCGCACTTCTATGATGCGTTCCACTTCACCCAGGCCGGATCGGCCGCCGTCGCCGCCCTGTGCGCGGATCGGCTCACCGGCTACCTTTCGGCCCGCTTTCCGCAACACCTGACGCACTGA
- a CDS encoding 5'-nucleotidase, lipoprotein e(P4) family, which produces MRAPTILFLGPVLGLWACTASRPLAGDPETATARELVTQNVNATLYQNASAEVAWLYEQGYAFARLKLDANLSVPDSLPPAVIVDVDETVLDNSPYELENILAGRSYSPSTWKAWTARAEAKACPGALNFLTHAASRGCAVYYITNRDADEKGATIANLARLGFPMADSLHVRTMEGTSDKTVRRDEVRRAHRVVLLVGDQLTDFEQVLKDRSTEMGLPSMYMMSARLAKDFILLPNATYGYWRDGITGKGTAVEKRDRVRTFIEERTR; this is translated from the coding sequence ATGCGCGCACCGACCATCCTGTTCCTGGGGCCCGTGCTGGGCCTGTGGGCCTGCACCGCCTCCCGTCCCCTTGCCGGGGATCCCGAGACCGCGACCGCCCGGGAGCTCGTCACGCAGAACGTGAACGCCACCCTCTACCAGAACGCCTCCGCCGAGGTGGCCTGGCTGTATGAACAGGGCTATGCCTTCGCGCGGCTGAAGCTCGACGCCAACCTGAGCGTGCCCGACAGCCTGCCTCCGGCGGTGATCGTGGATGTGGACGAGACCGTGCTGGACAACAGCCCTTATGAACTGGAGAACATCCTTGCGGGGCGCAGCTACAGCCCCAGCACGTGGAAGGCGTGGACCGCGCGGGCCGAGGCGAAGGCCTGCCCGGGTGCGTTGAACTTCCTCACCCATGCGGCCTCGCGCGGCTGTGCCGTGTACTACATCACCAACCGCGATGCCGACGAAAAGGGGGCCACCATCGCGAACCTCGCCCGGCTGGGCTTCCCCATGGCGGACAGCTTGCATGTGCGCACGATGGAAGGCACCAGCGACAAGACCGTGCGGCGGGATGAGGTGCGCCGGGCCCATCGCGTGGTGCTGCTGGTGGGCGACCAGCTCACGGACTTCGAGCAGGTGCTGAAGGACCGCAGCACTGAGATGGGTCTGCCATCCATGTACATGATGTCCGCGCGATTGGCGAAGGACTTCATCCTGCTGCCCAACGCCACTTACGGCTACTGGCGCGATGGCATCACCGGCAAGGGCACGGCGGTGGAGAAGCGCGACCGGGTGCGGACCTTCATCGAGGAACGGACACGCTGA
- the gldA gene encoding gliding motility-associated ABC transporter ATP-binding subunit GldA yields MSISVRGITKVYGPQKALDDVSFELAKAGVVGFLGPNGAGKSTMMKVLTCYLPPTSGEASVCGHDIRSASMQVRRNVGYLPEHNPLYVDLYVREYLEFVAGIHGLKGKEARVREMIGLVGLEREQHKRIGALSKGYRQRVGLAQALIHDPQVLILDEPTSGLDPNQLEEVRGLIRTVGREKTVLLSTHIMQEVEAICERVIIIDRGRIVADDRADRLRSSQRDLEVLEVEFDGGVEMRLLLAIPGVVQARQEGPVRWAIGHARDQDVRPAVFQFAVDHGRKVLTLQKSTRGLEEVFKELTKG; encoded by the coding sequence ATGTCCATCTCCGTGCGCGGCATCACCAAGGTCTACGGTCCCCAGAAGGCGCTGGACGACGTGAGCTTCGAGCTGGCGAAGGCGGGCGTGGTGGGCTTCCTGGGACCGAACGGTGCCGGCAAGAGCACGATGATGAAGGTGCTCACCTGCTACCTGCCCCCCACCAGCGGGGAGGCCAGCGTGTGCGGGCACGACATCCGCTCGGCCAGCATGCAGGTGCGGCGCAACGTGGGCTACCTGCCGGAACACAACCCGCTCTATGTCGACCTGTATGTGCGGGAGTACCTGGAGTTCGTGGCCGGCATCCACGGGCTGAAGGGGAAGGAGGCCCGTGTGCGCGAGATGATCGGTCTGGTGGGCCTTGAGCGCGAACAACACAAGCGGATCGGCGCCCTCAGCAAGGGCTACCGCCAGCGTGTGGGCCTGGCCCAGGCCCTGATCCACGATCCGCAGGTGCTCATCCTCGATGAGCCCACCAGCGGCCTCGACCCCAACCAGCTGGAGGAGGTGCGAGGCCTCATCCGCACCGTGGGCCGCGAAAAGACCGTGCTGCTCAGCACCCACATCATGCAGGAGGTGGAGGCCATCTGCGAACGGGTCATCATCATCGACCGCGGGCGGATCGTGGCCGATGACCGGGCCGACCGCCTGCGCAGTTCCCAGAGGGACCTGGAGGTGCTGGAGGTGGAGTTCGATGGCGGCGTGGAGATGCGGTTGCTGCTGGCCATCCCCGGCGTGGTGCAGGCCCGCCAGGAAGGCCCCGTGCGCTGGGCCATCGGACACGCCCGCGATCAGGACGTGCGGCCCGCCGTGTTCCAGTTCGCCGTGGACCATGGCCGCAAGGTGCTCACCCTGCAGAAGAGCACGCGCGGATTGGAAGAGGTCTTCAAGGAGCTCACCAAGGGGTGA
- the rpmA gene encoding 50S ribosomal protein L27, protein MAHKKGEGSTSNGRESHSKRLGVKIYGGQQATAGNILVRQRGTKHHPGKNVGIGVDHTLYALVDGVVEFRTKRGERSFVSVIPAEKAKA, encoded by the coding sequence ATGGCACACAAGAAAGGTGAAGGCAGCACAAGCAACGGTCGCGAAAGCCACAGCAAACGCCTCGGCGTGAAGATCTACGGCGGCCAGCAGGCCACGGCCGGCAACATCCTCGTCCGCCAGCGCGGCACCAAGCACCACCCCGGCAAGAACGTCGGCATCGGCGTCGACCACACCCTGTACGCCCTCGTGGACGGCGTGGTGGAGTTCCGCACCAAGCGCGGCGAGCGCAGCTTCGTCAGCGTGATCCCCGCCGAGAAGGCCAAGGCCTGA
- a CDS encoding D-tyrosyl-tRNA(Tyr) deacylase, translating into MRAVVQRVSGASVHIGGAEHARIGRGLLVLLGVEVGDTPADAEWLCGKIARLRIFPDADGVMNLDLVQVGGELLLVSQFTLHANTAKGNRPSYIRAARPEEAVPLYLRARQLLTEATGRPVRTGEFGADMQVELVNDGPVTILIDSRLRE; encoded by the coding sequence ATGCGCGCGGTGGTGCAACGGGTGAGCGGTGCGTCGGTGCACATCGGCGGGGCGGAGCATGCGCGCATCGGCCGCGGGCTGCTGGTGCTGCTCGGCGTCGAGGTGGGGGATACGCCGGCCGACGCGGAGTGGTTGTGCGGCAAGATCGCGCGCCTGCGGATCTTCCCCGATGCGGACGGGGTGATGAACCTCGACCTGGTCCAGGTGGGTGGCGAGCTGTTGCTCGTGAGCCAGTTCACCCTGCACGCGAACACGGCGAAGGGCAATCGCCCGAGCTACATCCGCGCGGCGCGGCCTGAAGAGGCCGTTCCGTTGTACCTGCGGGCCAGGCAGCTGCTCACGGAGGCGACGGGACGACCGGTGCGCACCGGTGAGTTCGGCGCCGACATGCAGGTGGAACTGGTGAACGATGGTCCGGTGACCATCCTCATCGACAGCCGGCTCAGGGAGTAA
- a CDS encoding four helix bundle protein, with amino-acid sequence MKSFEESKAWQKAMDLNEAVDIALAENRNWGFKDQLFRAALSICNNIAEGYEMPTNAHQLRYLWIAKGSCNEVCSMLHLARRRRYFPNDQIDRMMSLQDETARLLRTYIKSKTTGWRTLPGAMSLLGFWFNLTTPYFLR; translated from the coding sequence ATGAAGAGCTTCGAAGAATCCAAGGCCTGGCAGAAAGCCATGGACCTGAACGAAGCGGTCGACATTGCCTTGGCTGAGAACCGGAACTGGGGCTTCAAGGACCAACTGTTCAGGGCTGCCCTTTCCATCTGCAACAACATCGCGGAGGGCTATGAGATGCCTACAAACGCACATCAGCTCCGCTATCTGTGGATCGCCAAGGGCTCGTGCAACGAGGTATGCTCCATGCTCCACCTCGCCCGGAGACGGAGGTATTTCCCCAATGATCAGATCGACAGGATGATGAGCCTCCAGGACGAAACGGCACGGCTGCTGCGCACCTACATCAAGTCGAAGACAACCGGTTGGAGGACATTGCCGGGTGCTATGTCACTCCTCGGATTTTGGTTCAACCTGACCACTCCGTACTTCCTTCGCTGA
- a CDS encoding carbamoyltransferase, protein MRILGISAFYHDSAAALLQDGRIIAAAQEERFTRKKHDPGFPTHAVRYCLDEAGVRLEDLDAIAFYDKPLLKFERLLETYYGFAPKGIRSFLMSMPVWMKEKLFLKKLIRDELKAFGDPGAVMRKLLFPEHHLSHAASAYYASPYTDAAVLTIDGVGEWATASICHGKGKDMTILRELRFPHSLGLLYSAFTYFCGFRVNSGEYKLMGLAPYGRAGSAEVDRYREVILKELVRLHDDGSIWLDQRYFDYATGLRMADDAAWAKLFGFPRREPEKDELAQHHCDLALAIQQVTEEAVLRMAREAKRLTGSDHLCLAGGVALNCVANGKLLESGLFKDLFIQPAAGDAGGALGAAYAAHHIHHGAARDTAEQPDAMRGGYLGPAITTQDVERTARRYGAPFHRFDDPQQLVERTAALLAEGKVVGWVNGRMEFGPRALGARSILGDPRDTEMQKKLNLKIKYRESFRPFAPAVLAEDAPRYFDIHTRSPYMLLVRPVQHDLRKPLPADYPQFGIREKLYHERSSLPAITHVDFSARVQTVHRETNPRFHALISAFKARTGVGVLVNTSFNVRGEPIVCTPEDAYRCFMRTEMDALVVGDHLFLKPEQPAWQRTDNWKEEFVLD, encoded by the coding sequence ATGAGGATCCTCGGCATCTCCGCCTTCTACCACGACAGCGCCGCCGCCCTGCTGCAGGACGGCCGCATCATCGCCGCCGCCCAGGAGGAACGCTTCACCCGCAAGAAGCACGACCCCGGCTTCCCCACCCACGCCGTGCGCTACTGTCTGGACGAGGCCGGCGTTCGCCTGGAGGACCTGGACGCCATCGCCTTCTATGACAAGCCCCTGCTGAAGTTCGAGCGCCTGCTGGAGACCTACTACGGCTTCGCCCCCAAGGGCATCCGCTCCTTCCTGATGAGCATGCCCGTGTGGATGAAGGAGAAGCTCTTCCTGAAGAAGCTCATCCGCGACGAACTGAAGGCCTTCGGTGACCCCGGGGCCGTGATGCGCAAGCTGCTCTTCCCCGAACACCATCTGAGCCACGCCGCAAGCGCCTACTACGCCTCGCCCTACACCGATGCCGCCGTGCTCACCATCGACGGCGTGGGCGAATGGGCCACCGCGAGCATCTGCCACGGCAAGGGCAAGGACATGACCATCCTGCGCGAGCTGCGCTTCCCGCACAGCCTGGGCCTGCTGTACTCGGCGTTCACCTACTTCTGCGGCTTCCGCGTGAACAGCGGCGAGTACAAGCTGATGGGCCTGGCACCTTACGGCCGTGCCGGATCGGCCGAGGTGGACCGCTACCGTGAGGTGATCCTCAAGGAGCTGGTCCGCCTGCACGACGACGGATCGATCTGGCTCGACCAGCGCTATTTCGACTACGCCACCGGCCTGCGCATGGCCGATGATGCAGCGTGGGCCAAGCTGTTCGGCTTCCCCCGCCGCGAGCCCGAGAAGGACGAGCTGGCCCAGCACCATTGCGACCTGGCCCTGGCCATCCAGCAGGTGACCGAGGAGGCGGTGCTGCGCATGGCCCGCGAAGCGAAACGGCTCACCGGCAGCGACCACCTCTGCCTGGCCGGTGGCGTGGCCCTGAACTGCGTGGCCAACGGCAAGCTGCTGGAGAGCGGCCTGTTCAAGGACCTCTTCATCCAGCCCGCCGCAGGGGATGCCGGCGGGGCCCTGGGCGCCGCGTATGCCGCGCACCACATCCACCACGGCGCCGCGCGGGACACTGCCGAGCAGCCCGATGCCATGCGCGGGGGCTACCTCGGCCCGGCCATCACCACGCAGGACGTGGAGCGCACCGCGCGCCGCTACGGCGCCCCCTTCCACCGCTTCGACGACCCACAGCAACTGGTGGAACGCACCGCCGCCCTGCTGGCCGAGGGCAAGGTGGTGGGCTGGGTGAACGGCCGCATGGAGTTCGGTCCGCGCGCCCTTGGCGCCCGCAGCATCCTGGGCGATCCGCGCGACACCGAGATGCAGAAGAAGCTCAACCTCAAGATCAAGTACCGCGAGAGCTTCCGCCCCTTCGCCCCCGCCGTGCTCGCCGAGGACGCCCCCCGCTACTTCGACATCCACACCCGCTCGCCATACATGCTGCTCGTGCGGCCCGTGCAGCACGACCTGCGGAAGCCGCTGCCGGCGGACTATCCCCAGTTCGGCATCCGCGAGAAGCTCTACCACGAACGCTCCAGCCTGCCGGCCATCACCCACGTGGACTTCAGCGCGCGCGTGCAGACCGTGCACCGCGAAACCAACCCGCGCTTCCACGCCCTCATCAGCGCCTTCAAGGCCCGCACCGGCGTGGGCGTGCTGGTCAACACCAGCTTCAATGTGCGCGGCGAACCGATCGTGTGCACGCCGGAGGACGCCTACCGCTGCTTCATGCGCACCGAGATGGACGCCCTGGTGGTGGGCGACCACCTCTTCCTGAAGCCCGAGCAGCCCGCCTGGCAGCGCACGGACAACTGGAAGGAGGAGTTCGTGCTCGATTGA